In the genome of Drosophila subpulchrella strain 33 F10 #4 breed RU33 chromosome 2L, RU_Dsub_v1.1 Primary Assembly, whole genome shotgun sequence, one region contains:
- the LOC119547958 gene encoding protein Spindly produces the protein MFKNLDLSALSVDDIVEEYKLLHDRHQQLKDQSDKDAQRIYELKRSLDTALAVESYLTQELEQLSNQPVASNSGGDAQELEELRRKYKVLKEEQDTLQQDYDAKVEESSQLRNKLAAAERELAERSAARSSDPHEDCLARLNALEQENCELMQKLAEYEDARVNNTFALAEKEKTIECLQDRVSCMEQNLNCKRDELEEKLQLLESCQEQLVDANAKIALLTSAPENNDRKGNSLFAEVDDQRQAMKNLLAAQKKSYLDMKKTFSDSQFEIRRLKRENVAMHTELQACSTIFCSADKTYQNKLNERIRHLMAANESLERQLNLSQERLRQLASEKSVTWLDSMLDFCKRETDELKAQLHSMRIQKAGLEERMRSVQQEMARWRFESLKSRCVLIDRENLLTEHKIGFKPMQAMEFNIKEAELKAALPRIVSVAPSSPSISAQLSTPKTTSIPLPKPTEIILLDTPIKPAVKEEVVEPFKHAIEPALKVKQETKESEIKPMTYSTPIKTIMGVKIKREVNLNLEHSVHVNIKKGTPVNTELESSEIVPKPQMKGTPVKPDFSLTKIENNEETPINLSEPEEDDQKTSETPAKPLMKGTPIKQRLGGIKVKSNDILLETPAKPQRKGTPVKLIKLQAETEDSGEESFKETSLKADEIDCIEITDRTAPQKPQRKGTPVKIPVIKDATNSNVRSILSKKREVFAEDSQKAVKFSANYPIVHNLSPLERDQSEDLAKENTKPTETEESNDIKPTIKRPNIIRRIVLSSRKPIMK, from the exons ATGTTCAAAAATCTGGACCTAAGCGCACTGAGTGTGGACGACATTGTGGAGGAGTACAAGCTGCTGCACGATCGCCACCAGCAGCTGAAGGATCAGAGCGACAAGGATGCGCAAAGGATTTACGAGCTGAAAAGGAGTCTGGACACCGCCCTGGCGGTGGAATCCTATTTAACCCAGGAGCTGGAACAGCTGAGCAACCAGCCGGTGGCCAGTAACTCTGGCGGGGATGCGCAGGAACTGGAGGAGCTGCGTCGGAAGTACAAGGTGCTCAAAGAGGAACAGGACACCTTGCAGCAGGACTACGACGCCAAGGTGGAGGAGTCCAGCCAGCTAAGGAACAAACTGGCTGCCGCTGAACGGGAACTGGCGGAAAGGTCAGCTGCCAGGTCAAGTGATCCCCACGAGGATTGCTTGGCGCGCTTGAATGCCCTGGAACAGGAGAACTGCGAGCTGATGCAAAAACTGGCCGAATACGAGGATGCGCGGGTCAACAACACCTTTGCGTTGGCCGAAAAAGAG AAAACCATCGAATGCCTGCAAGATCGGGTGAGCTGCATGGAGCAGAACCTCAACTGCAAGCGGGATGAGCTGGAGGAGAAGTTGCAATTACTGGAGAGCTGCCAGGAGCAGCTGGTGGATGCCAATGCCAAGATAGCGCTACTAACCTCCGCCCCCGAAAACAATG ACCGCAAGGGCAACTCGCTGTTCGCCGAGGTGGACGATCAAAGGCAGGCCATGAAAAACCTGCTGGCGGCCCAGAAGAAAAGCTATTTGGACATGAAGAAGACATTCTCGGACAGCCAGTTCGAGATCAGGCGTCTCAAGCGTGAGAACGTGGCCATGCACACGGAGCTGCAGGCCTGCAGCACAATCTTCTGCAGTGCAGACAAGACCTATCAAA ATAAGTTGAACGAGCGCATCCGACATCTGATGGCTGCCAACGAGAGTCTGGAACGGCAGCTGAATCTCTCCCAGGAGCGGCTGCGCCAGTTGGCCAGCGAGAAGTCGGTCACCTGGCTGGACTCGATGCTGGATTTCTGCAA ACGCGAAACGGACGAGCTGAAGGCGCAGCTGCATAGCATGCGCATCCAGAAGGCTGGACTGGAGGAACGAATGCGATCCGTGCAGCAGGAAATGGCACG TTGGCGCTTTGAGTCCCTGAAATCTCGCTGCGTGCTAATTGACCGCGAAAATCTTCTGACGGAGCACAAGATCGGTTTTAAACCGATGCAGGCCATGGAGTTCAACATCAAGGAGGCGGAGCTAAAAGCTGCGTTGCCTCGCATTGTCAGTGTAGCCCCATCATCTCCCTCTATATCAGCTCAGTTATCTACTCCAAAAACCACTTCAATACCTCTTCCAAAACCAACTGAAATAATACTTCTCGACACACCCATTAAACCAGCTGTTAAAGAAGAGGTAGTGGAGCCTTTTAAACACGCAATAGAACCCGCTCTAAAGGTCAAACAGGAAACCAAGGAATCCGAAATCAAGCCTATGACATACAGCACACCCATTAAGACCATTATGggtgttaaaataaaaagggAAGTCAACTTAAACTTGGAGCATAGTGTCCACGTCAACATCAAAAAAGGAACGCCGGTAAATACCGAGTTGGAATCATCGGAAATAGTTCCAAAGCCCCAGATGAAAGGCACACCTGTCAAACCCGATTTCAGTCTTacaaaaatagaaaataatgAAGAAACGCCCATAAACCTAAGTGAACCCGAAGAAGATGACCAGAAAACTAGCGAAACCCCTGCTAAACCTTTGATGAAGGGTACTCCAATTAAGCAACGCTTGGGAGGCATAAAAGTAAAGTCCAACGACATTTTGCTGGAGACGCCTGCTAAGCCGCAGCGCAAGGGAACTCCAGTTAAGCTAATAAAGCTGCAGGCCGAAACTGAAGATAGCGGCGAGGAGTCGTTCAAGGAAACTTCCTTGAAGGCAGATGAAATCGATTGCATTGAAATCACGGATAGAACCGCACCACAAAAGCCACAACGCAAAGGAACACCTGTAAAGATTCCCGTCATCAAAGACGCGACTAACAGCAATGTGCGCTCTATCCTGTCCAAAAAACGGGAAGTCTTCGCTGAAGATTCGCAAAAGGCGGTCAAATTTAGTGCAAATTATCCGATTGTCCACAATTTAAGTCCTCTTGAAAGAGACCAAAGTGAAGATCTTGCCAAGGAAAACACAAAGCCAACGGAAACTGAAGAATCCAACGACATTAAACCCACAATCAAGAGACCAAACATCATAAGGCGTATCGTTCTGAGCTCCCGAAAACCAATTATGAAATGA
- the LOC119547959 gene encoding uncharacterized protein LOC119547959: MGTSHFSEMMTQCVFVVVVSLILSHVRAAGDEMMPSAYESITLPPACVIRATLYMTSSSKRSNQDFGLPLDIDCSVNNTLESNPFDMGAQRVAGKRHVLLDGSQTPPLGISSYGLEYLDNCVDLESVEIQRFVGDATLKLSCGGALIPNLTKVSLKNNELGTLSEDTFQDLPHLKLLQLQQNSLRYLEKLQGSAELEELFIQDENDLVLKDKDFIQQLPELRKLSLINIKQIEGTFLKNLPENLTDLTLEDTPIQPGDLFLNKGIAKLVNVTLTNCQLRNFALNPPHNLDIVYLNLSGNALASLNISFHDGPSTLTTLDLSRNKLDHLNFTWFYRTTSLRTLYLQENRFHSLSLFQLGMLSSATIQHIDLRSNDLMSLRDTEKANYPYWNPQLRISIDGNPWSCQWLLNFSHTQPQLFRLFQYSKYISHINVNGLSCKPKEPPTEEPPKARRIMHVRINGSDSSIPVPHPPGNVSSFTVLYGNPVELHRSQRSLALIIVFMLPLGIAFLFLLLYLYLHCERLFHLSYYASGLPCFGGEKSSSGPRFVDHVDIVRFPIANGNGSAVDLETELPDGYETPVSGGTSICNCTGHRESTCSRTHHVTYESLPTELPYQLYAEIKEQADENGDTDDMLAVTPAPTAPIYDHLSFVEEVPKLDELRDIS; the protein is encoded by the coding sequence ATGGGCACATCGCATTTTTCCGAGATGATGACGCAGTGCGTCTTCGTCGTTGTCGTATCGCTGATTTTGTCACACGTGCGGGCAGCTGGCGATGAGATGATGCCTTCCGCCTACGAGTCCATAACATTGCCTCCTGCTTGCGTCATTCGTGCCACGCTCTATATGACATCTTCTTCGAAAAGGAGCAATCAGGACTTTGGTTTGCCTCTGGATATTGACTGCAGTGTAAACAATACCCTGGAATCGAATCCCTTCGATATGGGCGCCCAAAGAGTGGCCGGAAAGAGGCATGTCCTCCTCGATGGCTCACAAACACCTCCCTTGGGTATCTCAAGTTATGGTTTGGAGTACCTGGACAATTGTGTAGATCTAGAAAGTGTTGAGATCCAACGATTTGTGGGCGATGCCACCCTGAAATTAAGCTGTGGAGGAGCTTTAATACCAAATCTCACCAAAGTATCCTTAAAAAACAATGAATTGGGTACATTAAGTGAAGATACATTCCAGGACTTGCCACATCTGAAGCTtctgcaactgcaacaaaaCTCCCTGAGGTACCTGGAAAAGCTTCAAGGATCTGCCGAACTGGAGGAGCTCTTTATCCAAGATGAAAATGATCTGGTCCTAAAGGATAAGGACTTCATTCAGCAGCTGCCTGAGTTAAGAAAACTAAGTTTGATAAATATCAAACAAATAGAGGGcacatttttaaagaacttACCAGAAAATTTAACCGATCTGACACTCGAAGATACGCCCATCCAGCCGGGAGACTTATTTTTGAACAAAGGTATAGCCAAACTTGTTAACGTTACCCTCACAAATTGCCAGCTGCGAAACTTTGCTTTGAATCCCCCACACAATCTGGACATTGTTTATCTGAACCTAAGTGGCAATGCTTTGGCGTCTTTAAATATAAGTTTTCATGATGGGCCAAGTACGCTTACCACATTGGACTTGAGCCGAAATAAGTTGGATCACTTGAACTTCACATGGTTTTATAGGACCACCAGTCTGCGGACTCTCTACCTGCAGGAGAACCGCTTCCATTCATTGTCGCTCTTCCAACTGGGTATGCTTTCTTCAGCTACAATTCAGCATATTGATTTGAGATCAAATGATCTAATGAGCCTTAGGGATACAGAAAAAGCCAATTATCCGTACTGGAACCCACAGCTCCGGATCTCAATCGATGGTAATCCTTGGAGCTGCCAGTGGTTGCTGAACTTCTCGCACACTCAGCCCCAGCTATTTCGACTTTTCCAGTACTCCAAATATATATCCCATATCAATGTTAACGGACTGAGCTGTAAGCCTAAAGAACCGCCCACGGAAGAACCGCCCAAGGCGAGAAGAATTATGCATGTGAGAATCAATGGTTCGGATTCTTCGATTCCAGTGCCGCATCCGCCCGGAAACGTCTCCAGTTTTACAGTCCTTTATGGAAATCCTGTCGAACTGCATCGAAGTCAGCGATCTTTGGCTTTGATAATCGTGTTCATGTTGCCTCTAGGGATTGCATTTCTTTTCCTGTTGCTCTATCTATACCTGCATTGCGAGCGACTCTTCCATTTGTCTTACTACGCGTCGGGATTGCCTTGTTTTGGTGGCGAAAAATCCTCCAGTGGACCTAGGTTTGTGGACCATGTGGATATCGTGCGCTTTCCCATTGCAAATGGTAATGGTTCTGCTGTGGATTTGGAAACGGAGCTGCCAGACGGTTACGAGACTCCAGTGAGTGGAGGTACCTCGATTTGCAATTGCACGGGTCACAGGGAGTCCACCTGCTCAAGGACTCATCATGTCACCTACGAATCTCTACCCACCGAACTGCCATATCAACTGTACGCAGAGATCAAAGAGCAGGCGGATGAGAATGGAGACACGGATGATATGTTGGCAGTCACTCCAGCTCCTACGGCTCCCATCTACGATCATCTGTCCTTTGTGGAGGAGGTGCCAAAACTGGACGAACTGAGAGACATTTCTTAA
- the LOC119546318 gene encoding uncharacterized protein LOC119546318: MAFYWAFVLLLIYSIDHTNGVCIKSLTLDHGKVTYKDNGFSVLFKCDFGYILQGSAELPCNEDGLLTELKPFCAKRGCKFENGTIINSLKREVSCPNADLFGHSIAYCDGEEWSNELGTCDTQPTPAYSCDFENTKRCNWMPFPRPSLWNRVSDVTHFHYAETGPYDDSESHGYYMRMLTGRGKSSDRHHLLSPTYPKEFSQHNACFSFSYYMFGRGVDSLEVSVAPDSNPINGTIWKRIIAESQAAKWLTLTIPIPKMEQDFKVVFTGKHARRQFGDIAIDDVKLMKCTQLIGPNTPALPTPGIGTESKPVKSLSQVIPPQPVQSPAPVQSTAAVPSPAPAQSPAPVQSTGQPKASVQKRTQKPPKPTTQKPI, translated from the exons ATGGCATTTTACTGGGCCTTCGTACTTCTTCTGATTTATAGTATAGACCACACAAATGGAGTTTGTATAAAATCTTTAACTTTAGATCACGGAAAGGTCACATACAAGGACAATGGATTTTCAGTGCTGTTTAAGTGTGATTTCGGTTACATCCTGCAGGGAAGTGCAGAGCTTCCCTGCAATGAGGATGGTCTTCTTACAGAATTAAAGCCATTCTGTGCCA AAAGAGGCTGCAAATTTGAAAACGGAACCATTATAAACTCTCTAAAGCGAGAGGTATCATGCCCGAATGCAGATTTGTTTGGACATTCCATTGCCTATTGCGATGGAGAAGAGTGGAGCAACGAGCTGGGAACATGTGACACTCAACCCACACCAGCGTACTCCTGCGATTTCGAGAACACGAAAAGGTGCAACTGGATGCCGTTCCCGCGTCCTAGTCTTTGGAATCGGGTCAGTGATGTCACCCACTTCCATTACGCCGAAACCGGACCCTACGACGATAGCGAATCCCATGGATACTACATGCGGATGTTGACCGGGAGAGGCAAGTCCTCGGACAGGCACCACTTGCTATCGCCAACATATCCCAAGGAGTTCAGTCAGCACAACGCCTGCTTCTCGTTCAGCTACTACATGTTCGGTCGCGGAGTGGATTCTCTAGAAGTGTCCGTAGCACCAGACTCCAATCCCATTAATGGCACCATTTGGAA GCGTATTATAGCTGAATCCCAAGCAGCCAAGTGGTTAACTCTGACGATCCCAATTCCCAAAATGGAGCAGGACTTTAAAGTGGTATTCACGGGAAAACACGCTAGGCGTCAATTCGGGGACATCGCCATCGACGATGTGAAGCTAATGAAGTGTACACAGCTCATAGGTCCCAACACTCCGGCTCTACCAACACCCGGTATAGGAACAGAATCGAAACCAGTAAAATCGCTATCACAAGTAATTCCGCCACAACCAGTTCAATCGCCAGCACCAGTTCAATCGACAGCAGCAGTTCCATCCCCAGCACCAGCTCAATCGCCAGCACCTGTTCAATCGACAGGTCAACCAAAGGCATCAGTTCAAAAGCGAACGcagaaaccgcccaaaccCACCACTCAGAAACCAA TATAG
- the LOC119547967 gene encoding MAM and LDL-receptor class A domain-containing protein 2-like encodes MAFYWAFVLLLIYSIDHTNGVCIQSLTLDHGKVTYKDNGFSVLFECDPDYILQGNAELPCNEDGRITELKPFCAKSGCKFENGTITNSLKLEVSCPNADLFGHSIAYCDGEEWSNELGTCYTQPTPAYSCNFENMNRCNWMPFPYPSLWNRVSDVTHFHYAETGPYKDSESHGYYMRMLTGRGKFWDRHYLLSPTYPKEFSQHNACFSFSYYMFGRGVDSLEVSVAPDSNPINGTIWKRIIAESQAAKWLTLTIPIPKMEQDFKVVFTGKHARRQFGDIAIDDVKLMSGENCPTVS; translated from the exons ATGGCATTTTACTGGGCCTTCGTACTTCTTCTGATTTATAGCATAGACCACACAAATGGAGTTTGTATACAATCTTTAACTTTAGATCACGGAAAGGTCACATACAAGGACAATGGATTTTCAGTGCTGTTTGAGTGTGATCCCGATTACATCCTGCAGGGAAATGCTGAGCTTCCCTGCAATGAGGATGGTCGTATTACAGAATTAAAGCCATTCTGTGCCA AAAGCGGCTGCAAATTTGAAAACGGAACCATTACAAATTCTCTAAAGCTAGAGGTATCATGCCCGAATGCAGATTTGTTTGGACATTCCATTGCCTATTGCGATGGAGAAGAGTGGAGCAACGAGCTGGGAACATGTTACACTCAACCCACACCAGCGTACTCCTGCAATTTCGAGAACATGAATAGGTGCAACTGGATGCCGTTCCCGTATCCTAGTCTTTGGAATCGGGTCAGTGATGTCACCCACTTCCATTACGCCGAAACCGGACCCTACAAAGATAGCGAATCCCATGGATACTACATGCGGATGTTGACCGGGAGAGGCAAGTTCTGGGACAGGCACTACTTGCTATCGCCAACATATCCCAAGGAGTTCAGTCAGCACAACGCCTGCTTCTCGTTCAGCTACTACATGTTCGGTCGCGGAGTGGATTCTCTAGAAGTGTCCGTTGCACCAGACTCCAATCCCATTAATGGCACCATTTGGAA GCGTATTATAGCTGAATCCCAAGCAGCCAAGTGGTTAACTCTGACGATCCCAATTCCTAAAATGGAGCAGGACTTTAAAGTGGTATTCACGGGAAAACACGCTAGGCGTCAATTCGGGGACATCGCCATCGACGATGTGAAGCTAATGTCTGGTGAGAACTGTCCAACTGTCTCGTAG
- the LOC119546320 gene encoding MAM and LDL-receptor class A domain-containing protein 1-like, with protein MAFYWAFVLLLIYSIDHTNGVCIQSLTLDHGKVTYKDNGFSVLFECDPDYILQGNAELPCNEDGRITELKPFCAKSGCKLENESITNLKLEVSCPNADLFGHSIAYCDGEKWSNELGTCYTQPTPAYSCNFENMNRCHWMPFPYPSLWNRVSDVTHFHYAETGPFTESESYGYYMRMLTGRGNSSDRHHLLSPTYPKEFSQQNACFSFSYYMFGRGVDSLEVSVAPDSNPINGTIWKRIIAESQAAKWLTLTIPIPKMEQDFKVVFTGKHARRPFGDIAIDDVKLMSGESCPQLVGQVPPNPKTLVNILKP; from the exons ATGGCATTTTACTGGGCCTTCGTACTTCTTCTGATTTATAGCATAGACCACACAAATGGAGTTTGTATACAATCTTTAACTTTAGATCACGGAAAGGTCACATACAAGGACAATGGATTTTCAGTGCTGTTTGAGTGTGATCCCGATTACATCCTGCAGGGAAATGCTGAGCTTCCCTGCAATGAGGATGGTCGTATTACAGAATTAAAGCCATTCTGTGCCA AAAGCGGCTGCAAATTGGAAAACGAAAGCATTACAAATCTAAAGCTAGAGGTATCATGCCCGAATGCAGATTTGTTTGGTCATTCCATTGCCTATTGCGATGGAGAAAAGTGGAGCAACGAGCTGGGAACATGTTACACTCAACCCACACCAGCGTACTCCTGCAATTTCGAGAACATGAATAGGTGCCACTGGATGCCGTTCCCGTATCCTAGTCTTTGGAATCGGGTCAGTGATGTCACCCACTTCCATTACGCCGAAACCGGACCGTTCACCGAAAGCGAATCCTATGGATACTACATGCGGATGTTGACCGGGAGAGGCAACTCCTCGGACAGGCACCACTTGCTATCGCCAACATATCCCAAGGAGTTCAGTCAGCAGAACGCCTGCTTCTCGTTCAGCTACTACATGTTCGGTCGCGGAGTGGATTCTCTAGAAGTGTCCGTAGCACCAGACTCCAATCCCATTAATGGCACCATTTGGAA GCGTATTATAGCTGAATCCCAAGCAGCCAAGTGGTTAACTTTGACGATCCCAATTCCCAAAATGGAGCAGGACTTTAAAGTGGTATTCACGGGAAAACACGCTAGGCGTCCATTCGGGGACATCGCCATCGACGATGTGAAGCTAATGTCTGGTGAGAGCTGCCCACAGCTCGTAGGTCAGGTGCCACCAAATCCCAAAACTCTGGTTAACATTcttaaaccttaa